The Triplophysa dalaica isolate WHDGS20190420 chromosome 14, ASM1584641v1, whole genome shotgun sequence DNA window CTCATACAGTCTCCAGCAATACAAGTGAAAGTGTTCACCCACTCATAGAAAACTATGCAGGTTGACCAAAATCTGCAATTTTTTGAagtaatgtttataaatgtttaattattttcagatcaaatgttgtgttttgatAGACAGACAAATTGATCTATGTAAAATTGCACTAGAGAATCaacaatgatgacatcatttccaTGTCTGATGGTGAGATTATTCCGATAAATTTAAAATACGTTGTTTTACGATCCAATACCTAAAAAAGTGTCGTCTCATTCAATTTTTAATTGCATCTAATGTAACATTTAGTCTACTGCAAGCCGCTTGTACAGAATGCAATGTATCATTTTACCACTAGAAGGCCTCAAATAAATCTACTGTTAATCCCCAAAATAGGCAATAATATACATTATGAATGTGTACATTGGGTGGACTGAATTTTCATGTAACACGTaggatattttataaaataacttgCGTAATATCGTTGTCCTATTTACTTGCTCCATTCGACATTAAACGAGAACGTTTCATTAAATTTGTCCTTCGTGCCACGCTGTATTCTGTGGTGTCCATAGCAACTGCGATGCACGCGAAAGGTGCAACATGAGGCGAAAAGAGAAACAGGCTctggatattaaataaaaaaagaaactgaCAACAGACCTTGAGATTTAATCTTACTATTATATGCTcatagttttgttttgaatagcaacaatgccctgaaatgttttaattcgTGTTCGTTCGTGGATACTTTAGTGAGATGTCTTAACGTTACGTTACTTCACTAACAGAGGCCTACTCTTCATTTGCGCAGAAAGTTTTGAACTGGTTTTAGATCTTGTTCTGATGGTCGATGACAATGGATGACATCGAGAAAGAGATTGATGAAGAGTTGAGGAAATTAAACTTAGATCcctttgaaaatgtttcagAAGAATCGGAAGATGAAAGCTTTATTGCGTTGGATGCATCTGTAAGTGTCATCTGTGTTTTAACACACTTTCGATCctattataaaatgaattcaaattctcaatatattaaataagttGTTTAAGTATTTTGGAAATGTAATTGCGATTAATCTCTCCGTGTTGAATTCATATACACTAATGATAAAACTCTCAATAGTCCAAAAGCTCATTACACTGACAATCAcctgtgttttcaaaaaagccTCATTCAGAAGGTCTTTCTGACTCGGTGCTTGCATACATCCAAGCTTCAAGAACTCGAACTAATGCCTTTGAACAATTAATCATTGAAGATTTTGAGGGAAAAGGtaagacattaaaaaaaaatgtatatatatatatatattattataccTAAATTGAAGACTTAGTATTTTTCTATCTCACTTTTAGACTCCTTGATTCAGGAACTTTTCGTCACCCacaatgataatataataaatgaagGAGCTATGGATTTTATAGAGGAACCCACACAGTGGAAGGATAGAGTGAGTCTTGCTTGTTTGTTTGCCTCTACGGTGATCATCCCTGAGCACACACTGTGTTTATGGGTACTGGGTTTTGTCTTTAACATAatctttaatttagtttagtcGCTCATGGTGGCAAAATACTGTTATGTATTGCAGTTTTGTGTGTTCAGACAATGTGAATACAGGCTTTAAATACACAGAGACATGGCAtcagcaaaagaaaaaacacaggcTGCATAAGTGTACATTTAAAtactatatttaatttttaggtAGTCTGTGGAATGAGGGAACAGGTGGAGTCACAGAGCGCTCAAACCCTCAGTATGgatggtaaatataaaaatgataaggTTAGATAAGCCTGTATTTTAAGTTAACATGAGTAAAGCTTAGGGTATTTAGTTCAGCaattaaaatgtcatattaCTGTATTCAAATATATAACTATTTAGTCTTTATATATACCGTACATACATGtttcagaaataaaatacacatttttaatgatgcAAGATTAACTGTATAGATGGCTGTATTATTTCACCATTAGATGGCACTCTTTGAAAACATATACTTAGTGATTGGAAAGTATACAATGGAAATAAACAATCACAATTTTGAAGGACCTCATTTCTTTATATTCACACAGCTGCACCTCTCACTGTTTTGCTTTCAGTTGGAATTGACCATGACATTTGCTCTGAGAGTGAATTGCAGCTTAGTCTTGAATGGAAAGAATTGGAGAAAAGACTCgaagaggaagaggagcagAAATTAGAGGCACAGAAGATGGAAAGAGCGCTGCATTTGAACTCcgagagagaggagaaagaaTGGAGAAAGAAGTCACTGATGGAGTTCGAGGAGCAGCTGAGGAAGGTAGAGAAGGCTGCTCTGGTAGGTTTGTCTTTAACATGACAGTTATTGATCTTAAAAGTTATTCCTTGTGTATGGAATAAAAGGACCTTCTATAAATTTAATCAACctttttgaatatttattatagtttCAAAATGTTGgagaaaataataatgttcattGCACAGTGGATCAACAAGAACTGGATAAACAGCAGGTGAGGAAAAACAGTTTAgattaatcataaaataaatgttttgtgataAGGTATGCTTCATAAAGAAATCAATACGTTTGAATGGTTGATGCCATCTTTACTGTTTAATTTCAGGAGTTTATATGGAAGCTGGAGAAGGAGCTAGAGGAGGAGAAACAGGCTTTTGAGGAGGCTCAGcaggaggagagaaagagaatccAGGAGCTTCAATGCAGATCTGCTACAAAGATCCAAGCTGTTCTCAGAGGAACGTTAGCACGCCGCTGGAGCACAAGAGAGCTCAAGAGAAggagagaggaagaaaaaagACTTGAGGAAGAGAAGAGGGAGTGggagaaaataaataaggaaagagaggaggagaggaagagaaCCGAGGAGGTAAAGCGTTTTCACAGGGAGGAGATGGAGAGACGCAGAGCTGAGTATGAGGCATCAAAAGAACAAGAGCGCCATCGCCTGGAGGAAGAGAAAAGACTTGAGCAGCAGAGGAGGAAGGAGGAAGATAGAGGAAGGAGGGGGATTGAGATGAAAATAGAGCAGAACAATATTACAGGTGTAGAAGAAAGACATGTGAATGAAGAAAGCCAATGTGTGAAGGCAGAGAAAATACTTCTGCAGCAGAGGAagaaagatgatgatgatgatgatgagaggAGGAAAGAGTTGAAGAGGAAGGAAGAGGAATACAATGTCACAAATATGGGAGAAAGTAGAGTGAAAGAAGAGAGCCAATGTCTGGCGTCCGAGAAAAAGCATCATCAACAGCTGAAGAAAGGAGAGGTGGACGAGAGGAGGAAGGAGGTTAAGGGAAAGGATGAGCACAACGTAATTACAAGTGTGGAAAAGAGGAGAGTAAAAAAGGTAAGCGATAGACATGAGGAGAATGTTGAGAAGAATGAAGAATATGAGAAAAGGCAACTGGTGAGAAGTAGCAGAGCAGAAAACAAATGTCAAAGAAAGGAGGAAAATGAGGAGAGAGGAGAACGAGCGATTCAAGGTAGTAGTGAGGAGGTAAGGGAAAGAAAAGTTCAAATGGAAAGAATAAGAGATGTGTACAAGAAGAAGACTGTTTTGGACAAAAGTGAAAAAATTGACCGGTTTGATGATCAGAAACTATCAAAAAAGTGCTATCAAGAAAAGTCAAAAGATGGCAGTGAAGAACTTGACTGTCAGATGGATCTACTGCAGTCAAAAGAGATTCAAAAACTTTCTACAGCCTATCCACTGCCCTGCATAAATGCACATCAAGAACTCTCTAATGACCATTTCATTAGTCTGTTTGGTTCACCGAAAACTACAGGTCATCTAATTTTCGAAATGACTCGGAACACATTTGCAGATCAAAGTCTCAATGGTGTAGAACATAATATGGACACTAGAGGGCAGCAAAATACTACGACTGTTTTGCTTGAAAACTGTGTACCAGAGATCCAAGAATTGGCTTTTGAATGTCTGCCTGACAGCACAGAGCAGAAGCGTATGGCCTGGATAAAGAACTGCACTCCTTGGTCCATACTGTCATTGCAGAATAAAAAGAAGAGGCCATCTGCCCAACAACAGTCCCGTAAGAGAGGGGCAAGAAGAGGAAAATTACCCAGCTCGCCTCCTTTGTCTGTGGACACTATTCTTAAGACAGGAGCTTGGAGTTCCCTCGAACAGGTAGTTGatgaaataaactttaaatgtgTGGGCGTTGGGCACAGCTATTTCTTAGTTATCTTTCAAAGTTCCTGTTGACTGTAATTGTGATGTAAAAATCAGGTTACAACAGTGACTCTGGAAGACCTGCCAGGCTGTAACCTGTCCACACTGTCTCAGTGTTATAAACTAAAGACGTTAACACTTAGACGCTGTGGACTCATATCCTTGGATGGACTTAACCAGTGTTCTCAGATCAGATACATTGATGTTCAGGTGATTATGATCTTTATTAATCGCTCTTTATGTAATTATTTAGCAATTGGTTTTATACAAAACGACTTACAAAGTGAGGAGAACAACAAATTagttttaatcaaatgtttttttttaacaataaggAGAACTCGGTCACACATGTGGATTGTGGAGGTCTGGCAAACCTTGAAGTCCTCCTGCTGGGTAAAAACCAGCTTACAAACATCCATGGCCTCGATGATGCTGAGAATCTCCAGGTCCTTCAGCTGTCACACAACAACATTTCATGTATAAGTGAGTGTTTATTAGTCACAAATGTTAAtttgtcaaatgttttatatgtcaTCATGGTATTTCGGTCACACACTAAGAGATGaagtaaaatcattaaatcTGAATGTGGACTTTGGTATTTAACGGCTAGCGTTGTCATTGACCAGTAGGCGgcagcattgttttattttagtctcTTGTACTCCTTTCTTCTAATGACATTCTCAAAATACATCCTGATGTGTCTCACTTCTGAGGTTATGGCATCatattgaataaatatgaataaatatatcataaagaaaaggaaaaatgcAGTTAAAAGGTATTGCTGTCAGCATTAGATAGTGTCCTGCCAATTCTGtctttttagattagattattcTTTGGCTGCTATTAGATATTTTCACAGTGCCCCGTGATTCAGTACATTCTAACCAGGTTTCTCCAGCAGCATTGGCttgatgaaatatattttctctctTAGGTGGTTTAGGAGCCCTGAAAATGCTTCAGAGATTATTAGTGGACCATAACCAACTGCTCAGCATGAGaggtttaaatgaaatgtatacactTCTGCATCTGGACTGTTCATACAACCACCTTAGCCACGCCGAGGGCTTGGAGAACTGCGCGCTCCTCAATACGCTGGAGCTTAGAGGAAACAGTCTAACTCAGGTTGAATTTTACGAAGTAACAAAATTAGTTACTTGACGTTTCATGCCTTCAGCATTGATATCAAGATTGTattgaattattataattttttagttTTCCATTACTTTGTTGTTTTGCATTCTTATTCTGATTAGTCAATCTAGAAAATATTTCCATTCCAGTGTCCAGGAAATTATTACAAGAAATGCATCACCATCAGAGAGTACTAGACCACAATGATGACAGCTGTTGTTAACATTATCTTCTAGTAAAACATGCTCACCAATTTAACTGGATTTCTAGGCTGTGGTCACCTTAATTGAATTATTCTTATctgttgtgttgaatgtgtAAATGTTAGACTTTGAGATCTCATATTTAGGGTGGGAGTTATGTTTCCACCCATCTCTTCTCAGGGGACAGTGTTTTTGGTTGGAAAAGACATGTTGACATTTACTGTGTGGTCATTTTTGTCATAAGgggattgttttgttttgtattattttgtctCTGGATATAGCTCCCTGTCCTGCATAACCACGTCCTTCTGAGGGACCTTTCTCTGGATGACAATCTTATATCTTCTATTAGTGATCTGGAGTCTTATTGGTTACCTTTGCTCCAAGACCTCTCCTTGGCTCATAACAGGTACTGTAGGGggcaataaagaaaaaagatgtgGCTGAAAACCTAATGCCaaactaatgtttttttttaacattgtctTGGAGTCATCCGCAAATTTGAATACacaagttaataaataaactcaaaatacatttttctatttattttaaattttgcaCATAGCAGTAGATACATATTTGCAGATGCATTGGAGACTCAGGTAAAACATTATAGCAATAAGGGAAAATCAATTATATCaaattacagtatatgtaaaataaatgtacaataatattatttgagtAGGCGGTTTACTAGGTTTTAAGACACAGCCAGTGAGTTTATAACATTCACTTTCAGTAAAATTCTACTCAAAGGTGATGTGTGTATTTGATGTGTAAATACTTTCTTGTATCGCAGTTTAATGCGCAGAGTCAACACTACAGTCAACTTTACCAGAAAATATAAACACGGTGGTTCATTGGTCCTATTAAAACATTGAACTTTTTGAACATCTTGAACAGGAGTTGAGTTTTATTAGTGgcacaaaaaatgacacatttcgCCCTTACAGGTATACTCcaccccaaaaaaaattctgtcatgaattacttaccctcaagttgttccaaacctagcctatatacatttctttgtttggttgaacacaatgaaaacaactGACACTCATGGGTTATCAACTGACACTcatgggtcaccattgactaccatagtaaaaaatatatattttctggtTTGGTGAACACAAAACTAGATATTTCGAAGATTTtactaaagcaaacaattctgggccacctttgactaccattttaaatctttctactatggtagtcaatggtgccccagatcAGTGCCCCTGTCAGTTGttaacattcctccaaatatctttctttgtatttaaccaaacaataatttttaaggtttttaaaaCAACTGAAAGACAAGTAAATGATCATttcatgataaaataatttttgggtgaagtatcactttaaataaaattgttgatTCTTTTCTGAAGCGATGGTGATGTGGCACGTTTTAAATTAAGgtgttatattgtttttaatcatatttattgTTTCCCATCAGTATAACTGACTTAATTCCACTCTTGGACTTGATGTCTCTGAGGACGCTGAACATCAGTCACAACTGTCTTTCAGGTAAGGCGTAGACATGTGAGAGGTTAACTATACTGTCCGTTTTTAAATTTATTGTAGGTTTGTATGTCTCATGAGAAGATGCTGTTGTGACTCTCTTTTAGACCTTCAAAATGTTTGTCTGAACCTCCAGGGATGCTTCAGTCTTCAAGAACTCAACCTGAATGACAATCCCCTAAAGCAGGAGATGAACTGGAGGTTTGTATTTACACCTTTAAAGATTTGCTCTGTATAAAATTGTGCTGTCAAAATGAGATCAGATCTTATGACTGATATCCGTCTTCATTAACGGAAAGATTTATTTTGGATTGGTCAGAAGCTGTCATGCAAACATTCAGGCAAAAGTCACTAAGCATTTCATAATTGTGTGAGAATGTGAAACTAATGTGAACAGGGACATGGGCTGGAAGTGCACCGGGCTTTTAAAGTAGAATAAACATTCCTCAGTACCGCTGAGCTTCCGGCCCATATCACCACACAAGCAATTGTATCTGTGTCCGCTATTGGATTACATAGTGACATCTGTACGCACGTGGACATAAGTGCTCGTAATTCTGAAAATATTTGCTCAGTTGAGGAACATTTTTTAAGCAAATGGGCTTCTGCTCTAAAGTGTTTTTAACAGACTTAAAGGGGCTGATTTAAAATGAGCaaattatatgttttatgtGGTAAAAATATCGTGTAAGAGACAGAATAAAGAGATTAAGAAAGTTTAGACGCATGTTGGAATTAGTCTCACATTTAAGTGCCAAGCGGTCTGtcttaattttgttaaaatgggACAAAAATTACATCATTCTTTGTAGTTTGGATGGCCTAAATAGTTTAAAGTTggcaacacatttattttccagAAAATGTGCTTTGCCAGAACTTACAGTGTGActttttctgaaatatttaggtactttttagtatttttaaaatataggAAAGTGTGTTCTTTCTTTACGTCTTCTGTATTCGGCAGTGACGGATAGGAAGCTCACTCAAGTCTGTCTCGGTATTCCTATGAACTTTGTCTAACCCTCAATGCCAACAACGGAATTAGAGCCAGTGTTTTCCTCTCTCTCCACCGGTTCTTTCATCCCCATCCAGTGATAACAGAGGCTAAATTAAAGTTCCGAAGGATATTTCATAGAagtacacacaacacatgaccgTTCAGAGTCTGGAAGAACAGAGGGATTTCAGTAAGATTAATCGAACCTCTGTATATCTCTCTTTTTAAGGGGAAGTTTTTACTAATTGATGAGTAGAATCAGTTTTTAGGTAGATATTGGAGCCAAAATGAGCATTTGGGGATCACATGACCATGCCCACATTCAAGAATAAGGGCCTGGCGAAATGTTCTGTGGGCTGCCATTTATATTAATAGGTTATATTTTTGTggttaataattttatttacatacattttttcaaaagttACCTTTATAACACCAGTGCTTGGCACCTAAAAATAAGTGaaatttattatacaataatattttatttctacaaCAATAACATTGACACTGAATTTATCACTCATTATTCAATCCTCAGttcctaaatatatatgtttttctgCCAGCATGCTCCAGCAAGGTCCTGTGTTTGCTCATACACTGTCGTACATTTAAACACAGACCAAGAAAGCAGTACAAGCTCGCTTGAAATGACTGTCATATCTCTGGACTGAGGCCAGCAAACCCTTTTTCACTTCCAATCCACACCACGTATCATCATGCAGGTTCTCACTGAGAATAGCAGACTCTGACTAAACCGTTTTACTCGACGTGCAGACGCTCTGTTGGTTCTCTTGGGTCCAGAATGTCAAActcattaaatgtattatcCCCATTTCCTAACTGATTTCATTTGCTCAATGTAAATATTCCCCAATAGAAAACCCATGGAGACAGAAAAGGAGGGTCTGGAACCAACATTTCCCAGTTACTTTTTTATGATTGCGGTGGACAGTCAATGGGGTAACATTACGTGTTACACTAactgttttgtgtccaaaagaagtaaaaaaaaaagtaatatgaTCTCCCTACACTAGCCCTAttattttttctcctttttgtgACCACAGGTTAACTTTtcataatacaataataataaaaatatgattaaatagaaaattatCGGTCTATTCAACCACTCACGTTCTGGAGTATGATGCACATTGTGtggtcttttcatttttcatcatGCAAATTTTCCTCATACAAATCCCTTAAATGCCTGTTTTCTTTCAGGTCCTTGCTTCTGGAGACAGTGCCTGGCTTGATTAAGCTGAATAATGAGCAGACTTCTGTAGCAGCAGCGTCCTCCAAAGGCCCAAGACATCAGTGGAGTTTCCAAGCCCTCTGTCAGGCACAGCAGAGGCAGCGTGATTCACTTCTTCAGAAACATAAGATGGAGATCAGGTGAAAGCTTATTTCAGTCTCCATGAAATACCAATAAAGGCAACTTAAGTCAAAATTTAAATGTTGGATGATGAATGATGAATGATAGCAATGGATGTAAATTATACAGAATCAACACAGATCAACAAAGCCAAATGTCTATGTTCATAATAAAGTTGTTGTTGTTCTCACATATCAGCAAGATATGACATTTTGACTTTGATATAAAAGCCCCTTAGATGCTGTCTCAGACCACCAACACATAAGTCAGAACACTCGCCATGTTTCATAAAGGATGATTGGCAGACGTCTGTGTGTCCTGCGGTTCAAGCTGAGGTCTCTCATGGCTCGGAGGACTTTAGAAATACCCCCCTTCAACCCTTCCGCCGCACACTCCACACAAAGAGTCTTTTGGACTCCCGTGGGGACTGCTGCAGCCATTTAACATCTGACCTGACCCAGTGTCAGACCCAAGATTTGGCAAGGTGAAGACTTTGCTGTCTGACCGCGATACAATGTTATATCAGTCAGTGGCTTTGTTGATCTATATGCCTAGAGTAACCAGTTAATCCCAACGGATCCCTTTAATATCATCAAACTGCAGCAACAAAATTAGATTTTCTATCGTAAGTAGCCGTATTTATGATGCACATTAGTTCTGCGCAAGAACAGGTTGAATAAGGGTTTGgaatcagaaaatgaaaaccttCTTTCCCAGTTTTTCAGAGGGAGTTTCAGCTGTCGGAGAGAAGAGGGACTGTTTAAGCTCTaagattgtatttatttgcctTGGCTGCTTGTAACAAAGTTTGCCTTTCAAGATGTTTATTGCCGACTATGTATGCAATTTgactttgatttgttttaatgaggTAATCAAATTAACCATTATAACCACATGTCTTTGTGTTTGCACTTGGTGTCAACAGGTTTCAACAGTAGTTTTGTTTCATGGTTCAAATGTACATTGCGTTTGACGCTGGCTCTTTTTTAAAACTACATGCTGAACTGAGGTGTAGCTGCTTTGTGTGTGGGGTGGCGCTTCAGCATGTCAGAGGATTAGAATAGCAGGGATTCTGTAGTGACAGAGATGGTTTATAATGTTGACAGCAGGGACGGCTTGGGGTCAGAGGCATGAGGGGCCAAAGTCACCATGGCTAATAGAGTAATTAGAGTAATATTGAGGCACCTTTGTAGAGAAtttctgtaaaatgtaattatttgccAGTTGAAGAtcacaaacaaatatacatctagtaaatataataaagtgatcgctcaccaaaaataaacattctgacATAATTAATTTAGGATTTACGATCGTTAATGagtaagtaattaaataatgtaaatttttgggtaaactgtctctttaagttGTCCTAGTAATGTTGCTGTCGGTTCTGTCCGTTAGACTGTTATAAATTCATATctcaaaaaaactatttttattgtatatctgAATGGAATAATTTTGTGTAGTTGGTCACTTGGTAGAACATTGCATTAGCACACTAAGGTCATTGGTTCACTGCAGcttcagcacattttttttttgccacaacatgtttttttcaatttcagttatttttctttttaacacaatgtacattaatgtttttatgttataataGAATTCAAATAAGAGtattttcagttcccagcatgctttgtgtaAGACTGTTGGAGAGTAAttttcttaaaggtatagttcacccatcATAATTTACTTTCCCTCTTGTCAGTTCAAACctatgtgactttctttcttctgcagaatacaaaatatgatagttcaaataatgttgttaaccgaCACGACACCCATTCATcagcattgtttttgtgtccatacaatagaagtgaatgggtgccagtgctgTACACTTACCaacttccttcaaaatatctctttttgtcttctgcagaagaaagaaagtcctacaggtttgaaatgacagaagggtaagccaatgattacagaatttccatttttgggtgaactatcactgtaAAGAGTACTTGGGGATTTTtgaggtcctactttggtttatggagtgtccaacaacaagtttatgtacagtgaaggtgtaaaaacactattatttcgtaatTATAATTACCTTAcctcttgactgactctcaaatggtTCGTTGCATGATTcttctgtctaatcccctcctttctactagcctagtctgatgtgattggtcagatgtaCGAGTCTGCTACGATTGGTCTACCGTGAAAGAGGGTCAAGAGCTaaagtgtttgggggagaagagtaaAGTTTTCGCGGGCAGTACTAGCAATACGTGGgcgggactatatgtagtgatgtaaattggactagggacgactcgtttgcgtgattcagagtcgactcctttttttccaagccaataaatttgttattcattcaccttcagatttacaacttggcagactgcttactttcaaacacggcaacattactaatgtcattttcatgatctcaagttatgtactctttaagtcttacgtgcttttcagtaaacataaacacttttaattaaaagttaaatgtttatctatcTTTCagatttagaagagtttgatatatttttgagttttgtggttATCATTGTTCAGAAGAGTGGTACCTTTTCTTAGGTTTTGGGGAAGTTGCATTTTAAACCtgaatttctttaaaacacTGTTAACTTAATATATTAGAATACATTAAAGAACATTTCGAAGCTTTAGTTTTTTAACCACTTTCATTTATGGACTTTTTTCTATGCTACACAAACAGTTCTGCGCCATCTCAACACGATGCCCAGCTTCTCTTCAGTGGTCACTGTGCAGACCTCTTCAAATTGGCAGTGGACCAGCGTTACGCCCATGAATATGGGGACAGCTTTGTTACGGACGATCCTGCATCTTCCACAGATTTTTCTGAAGCATCTCCATCACAGAGGATAAGCCCAGAGAAGCAACCTCGCCATACAGTAGATCCCCAGAAGACTCACCGTGAGCTTCAAACTAATGACCTTCAAGCAGACTTCCCAGATAGCTGTACAGAGACACAAATTGAGATGGAACCTGTTCAGACGTTGGACCTTGAAAAGTATGGCTCTCTCAAACAACACATGTTTTACACAACTTATTGACGTAACGTAATGTTTACAGTTTTGACTTTGTAGTGGATGTTGTGAGGAAACATCTTGCATGATTTGAAGCTACATTTCATTTTAGCTGAAGTTAACCAGAATAAACTCATCTCTAAATTAGTGAGACGACATTAGATCCCCGGTGGGTCTTTCTCCAGATGTTTTAGGGCAGATGAATCATCCCAAGCTTGAGTTCAGTGAcattcatttagtcatttatgaCCTTAGTGAGTCATCAGATAAAATTGTCTTTCACTCAGAGCGGCTGTGGTCATCCAGCGATGCTGGCGGAGAAACGTATTGCAGAGACGTTGGGGCCTCTCATGCTTAATTGCAAAAACTACAGAAAGATTGAATATTCGTAGGATGGAGGAGACCAGCATTAAGAGGCCAGAACTCCCTAAGAGCGACCGTGCTGCTGTTGTTATACAGGTAAGacttttaagtagttttttgggagatatttggagaaatggaCGGTTGAACTTATTTTTGCCTTCAAATTTTTTATCTACTTTCAAAACCTCATTTCATGAATGCAGTAAATAactcaaataaaattaaatcatCCTCATTGCGCTCTTACTGACTAAGGCTTGTTTTGCATTGGTAGGCTGCGCTTTTAAAAACAGGCTATTTCTTTCACATATGTAACTTCTAAGGGATATTTTCTCTTTCTGGCTGTGTTTAATGAGTCTCCGGGGACTTGAACAGggagaaaaaaatgattaatcaGATTCCAACGTGTCGCAGGAGTGGGAGCGCCGGGGTTCTGATCCGCTAAGTCTTTTGTCCCGCGGGGAATACGCAGATTTAAAGGCAACCCGGTGTTACATTTGTCTTACAAAGTCAAAGTCACCGAAAGTTCAAACTGCAGACCGCGGGGCAATTAAATAGAGGTTAACATGTTTTATCTTCCTAATGGGATAACACACAATATTTATGCTTGTATATGATTCATGGTCGTGTGTGTT harbors:
- the lrriq1 gene encoding leucine-rich repeat and IQ domain-containing protein 1 isoform X4 codes for the protein MERALHLNSEREEKEWRKKSLMEFEEQLRKVEKAALFQNVGENNNVHCTVDQQELDKQQEFIWKLEKELEEEKQAFEEAQQEERKRIQELQCRSATKIQAVLRGTLARRWSTRELKRRREEEKRLEEEKREWEKINKEREEERKRTEEVKRFHREEMERRRAEYEASKEQERHRLEEEKRLEQQRRKEEDRGRRGIEMKIEQNNITGVEERHVNEESQCVKAEKILLQQRKKDDDDDDERRKELKRKEEEYNVTNMGESRVKEESQCLASEKKHHQQLKKGEVDERRKEVKGKDEHNVITSVEKRRVKKVSDRHEENVEKNEEYEKRQLVRSSRAENKCQRKEENEERGERAIQGSSEEVRERKVQMERIRDVYKKKTVLDKSEKIDRFDDQKLSKKCYQEKSKDGSEELDCQMDLLQSKEIQKLSTAYPLPCINAHQELSNDHFISLFGSPKTTGHLIFEMTRNTFADQSLNGVEHNMDTRGQQNTTTVLLENCVPEIQELAFECLPDSTEQKRMAWIKNCTPWSILSLQNKKKRPSAQQQSRKRGARRGKLPSSPPLSVDTILKTGAWSSLEQVTTVTLEDLPGCNLSTLSQCYKLKTLTLRRCGLISLDGLNQCSQIRYIDVQENSVTHVDCGGLANLEVLLLGKNQLTNIHGLDDAENLQVLQLSHNNISCISGLGALKMLQRLLVDHNQLLSMRGLNEMYTLLHLDCSYNHLSHAEGLENCALLNTLELRGNSLTQLPVLHNHVLLRDLSLDDNLISSISDLESYWLPLLQDLSLAHNSITDLIPLLDLMSLRTLNISHNCLSDLQNVCLNLQGCFSLQELNLNDNPLKQEMNWRSLLLETVPGLIKLNNEQTSVAAASSKGPRHQWSFQALCQAQQRQRDSLLQKHKMEISSAPSQHDAQLLFSGHCADLFKLAVDQRYAHEYGDSFVTDDPASSTDFSEASPSQRISPEKQPRHTVDPQKTHRELQTNDLQADFPDSCTETQIEMEPVQTLDLEKAAVVIQRCWRRNVLQRRWGLSCLIAKTTERLNIRRMEETSIKRPELPKSDRAAVVIQAAWRGYDLRRRLACALAGARFTESDEDFEEVDTDEFIFDEKAMEKDWISLHSNTSPARAMPYSAHSPLPKPCESPPVNPRLPKHAWSDSKGAVHLEQCVSPHLNSSRIFTKYSKSTLRNDTLAERSDKILKEWGFTSNSTALLMLKRAKKMKGSKPQHKRLLVRQVENEVQNGQRVGEPQNYKEKTYQWLHAQAIHPHTDAAVSGRDHFLPEIDRDILYGGRVQLVASVGGRSGVDSRAKLWANTTGVSSPPNKPSQARRHSTEHEKTEVPSPNRVSSAPSRKDRISFRDNPVRQSGGWGGGKKRTQLNK